The Neosynechococcus sphagnicola sy1 region CGACACCGCGATCGCACCGGAGAAACACACATCCACATCGGCACCCGGGGTACGGGAGCGTTGGGCATACTCCCCCACATAGTAAAGCTGCGCTCCCTCGACCCGAAAATTGACGGACAAAGGGCGGGTACAGGGGGGACAGAAGATGACTGCTGGATCGGGTTGCTCCGGCTCTAGGTGGGGGAAATTGACATTCCAGAAGTTTCCGGGGGGGAGGGGCAACTGGATCAGGTCTGCCATTACCCGGCGAGTCCAGCGGGTGGCCCGTGCCCAGTCGATGGGGTGTTTGCCCCGACGATATTGGGAAAATGCAATCCCTGGAAGGCCATGGAGGGCGGCTTCTCGGATGGCTGCCACCGTTCCTGAAATATAAATATCCGTGCCCAGGTTGGCACCCTGATTGATCCCGGACAGTACGTAGTTCAGGGCGGGGTCGAGATGGCGGAGGGCGACTCGGACACAATCAACGGGGGTGCCGCTCAGGGCAAAGACCTGCTCAGCGCGTTGCTGCAACTGGAGGGGTTGACGGGTTGTGACCTGGTGGCTGCAACCCGAAAGTTCCTGATCAGGAGCCACCACCATCACATCTTCGCCAAGGGCTTGCAAGAGCGCCTGGAGCCCAGGGGCATCAACACCATCATCATTGGTGACGAGCAATTTCATGCTGTTGACAGGCGGGGCGTTGGCACTCACAAGGTCAGGATCTTTAGGGATAGTCTCACTCGTGCCAGTGTATGCCAAAATGGCAAAATTACGCGGGGTGAAAGTAAAAGGCAATCCCTAACACCAGATAGGTTGCCAGTAATAAGGTGCCATCCAGCCAGTTAGACCGCCCGCCAAAGCTAATCAGGTTGGTGACGGTAACCGCGATCGCCAAGGCAATGACTTCAAAGGGATTAAAATTTAGATCAATCGGTTGACCCATCGCCTGACCCACCAGCACTAAAACCGGAGCCACAAATAGGGCAATCAATAAACTATCCCCGGTTGCGGTGGAGACGGTTAAATCCATCTGATTTTTCAGCGACAGCCGCACAACGGTGACATAACCAGCAACATCACTGATCAGCGGCAGCAGAATCACCCCTGTAAACAGGGAGGTCAGCCCTAGCTCCTGGATTTCGGACTCAATCACATTGACAAACAAGTCGGATTCAAAGGCAACAGCGATCGTGGAAACTAATAAGACGAGCATCCATCCCCATAACTTTGACCAACGCTGGAGGGGCACATCGTGATCTGAGCCGAAGTTATTGGCCTCCATGCCTTCATCGACGAGACCCACATCATAGAGATAGCTATGGGTCTTGAGGGAGAACAGCAACGTTAATCCATAGACAATAATCAGAATCGCCGACACCGAGATCGAGATATAACGAATGGCTGCTGCATCCACAATATTGGAGGTGTTGATCACCATGGTGGGCAGGGCGACTGCAATCACGGCTAAGGTCATTGAGGAGCCATTCACCTTAGCCATAATTGGCTTAAAGGTTTGTTCCTTATAGCGCAGTCCTCCCGTCAACATTGCCATGCCCAGCAGCAACAGCAGGGCACTGAGAATACTCCCCGTAATACTGGCTTCCACAATATCCACCAATCCTTTCCGCAGCGCCATAAAGGCAATGATCAGTTCCGTGGCATTGCCAAATAGGGCATTCACCAAGCCTCCCAGAGAAGGCCCAGTGACCACCGCTACTTTCTCGGTAGCAGTACTCAACCACAGGGATAGGGTGACGATGGAAATTGCAGCGGTGAGGAAGATCGCCAGTTCTCCCCACTGCAAAAGATTAGCGGCGATTGAAACCGGGACAAAGGCCAAAAGAACCAGGGGAACAATGTTTTTGGTCATAGTGTGGGGATTGGCATACCTTATAACCTAGCGTGAGAGGGGTAGCCCCACCACCAACACTGGATCTACCGGGTGAGGATGGGCAAGGGCGATCGCGTTTTGCCCTGGATTTCTCAGAGGGGTAACATTTGTCGGCAATGATGCGATTGTGGGACTCTCGAAGCCATGCCATTGCTGGCGAACAGATGCGGAGAAACCCTCCTATCAAATGTCAAATATGGTGACCAATTCGTGTCATACCAATAAGAAATCAAAGATGGGTTACGATGGGTGATCTCGAAAAAGACAATCAACCCAGCAATGATCGGAGAGCGGTCTTTGGCCGACGCCTTGTATAATCACAGAAACCTACCACAGTGAAACGGCAATGACTTGGAACGGCTCAACCCCATCTGTGACCGATCGAATTTTCGGAGCAGTTCCCTATCTGCTGCCGCTCATGGATGTTTTAATTGCTGGCTATGAGAAGCCATTGCTCCATCAGTTCCCCATTTTAGAGGTGGCTCTCGTCCCCTTGATGCCGTTCCTGCAAGTTTATTCCCAACTGCTTTTTAATATTCCCTTTGCCGGGATGATCCTGTTTTTTGTGCTGTACATGGCCGTGGTGCGCAATGAGAATCTGAGTCGATTTGTGCGATTTAATGTCATGCAGGCTCTACTACTGGACATCATTCTGATTCTCTGTAATCTGATCCTGCCTATTTTAGCCTAAGGGGATTCAAATTCCCTTCGTCCTAGAGACCCTTTTGAATACCATCTTTTTAGGCATGGTCGCCATCTTTGGTTATGGAGTGGTGCAGTCTCTGCGGGGACAGGATGCTGAAATTCCTGCCATTTCCGATGCGGTGAATTTGCAAATCCGTTAATCCTCTGGCTGGACAGGGGGGAGGGGCATGGGGATCGGTCTGGGGATCACGGTGTTTTCCAGGGAGCCGATGCCCTCGATTTCCACCCGGATGCGATCGCCAATTTGCATCGCTCCTACTCCCGCAGGCGTTCCAGTCAACACCACATCTCCTGGTAACAGCGTCATGATCTGGCTGATATAGGCAACGAGTACCTCGGGGGGGAATACCATCTGATCAATGGTGGCTGATTGCACCAGTTGCTGATTTAAAAAAGTCTGGAGGCGGGCACCGGGGCTGAGTTCCCGCACAATCCATGGTCCTAGGGGGCAGAAGGTATTGAAACCTTTGGCTCGTGTCCACTGACTATCCTGACGCTGTAAGTCCCGAGCGGTGATGTCATTGGCAATTGTATATCCCCAAATCTTGTCGGTGATCTGCTCCGGGATACAGTCTTGGCATTGAGCACCGATCACCAGTGCCAGTTCCCCTTCGTATTCAACCTGCTGAGACTGGGGTGGATATTGGATCTCTTGGTTCAGTGCAATCACGGCGGTGGGAGGCTTGAGAAACAGGAGCGGCTCCGTCGGAATCGGCGTATCCATTTCCGCAGCATGGGCAGCATAGTTTTTGCCCACGGCAACAATTTTAGAGGGGGTACAGGGAGCTAAGAGTTGATAACTGTCTGGCTCTAATTCCAGGGAAACTGGCTGACCTGCCGACCAGGGAGCGCCATCCCACACTTTGACGGTGCGATTCAATTGCAACAGACCGTAGCAAATCTTGCCTGTTGCCGTTTGGACACGAACATAGCGCTGTGCCATAGCCCTTAACCTATACTCCCGGACAGTCTTCTAGAGATATCACCTGTTCCATCCTCGACGCTAGAGCGGAGTTCCATTGCCAGTGAGGCTGAGAACTGGTGTAGAATTGTAATTCCTTGCTTTGTCGGCGGTGGGTTCATGGGAATACAACCCAGCTTGTTTCTTCCCGGTTTACCACTAGACTGTCCAAAGCCATATAGTCCATAAGGAAAGATTTGGCATGAGCTACATTTACGAAACCATGTACATCTTACGATCTGATTTGGGGGAAGACCTCATCGATCAGGCGATCGCGAAGTATCAAACCATTTTGCAAGAGAATGGTGCCGAAATTCTGGCAACCCAGCATCGAGGGAAGCGACGGTTGGCCTACGAAATTAAAAAGCAGCGGGAAGGGATCTATGTTCAGGTTAACCATCGCGGGAGTGGTGCCGCCATTGCTTTGATGGAACGGGCCATGCGCTTGAGTGATGAAGTCATCCGCTTTCTGACCATTAAGCAGGAAGTCCCAGAAACACCCGCTGCCGCTGAAACAGACGATTAAGGCTGGATCGCCGCTCTGGGAGTTCCATCGGCAATCTACAGCCCCCTGACCCAGTGCCCAAGCGAGGGGCTGGGTCAGGGGGTTGGCAGCTGAATCCCTTAGCAGAGGATCCATTACAGGAGCAGAAAGCTTGATGTTTGGCAACTTTCAACGCAGCTACCTCAGGATTGAGGTTCAGGCCTCCCAGCAGCACCTCCGGGACTGTTTACTCTGTCCAACGCAGTTTCAGCAGTGGTTGTGGCCGCAGCACTTTTCCCCAGGATTGCCGGAACAATTATCCCTAGGGGTCAGCTTCAAAAGTTGGCTGGGGCCGATCACCATTCACCATACGGTCGATTGGGTCGAGTCTAATAGTCTACGATTGCTGCTGAGCCAGGGAATTGATGGCTTCCATGAATGGTATTGGGGCGACGGCTGGGTGCAGTCTCACCTGGAAGGGATTTCACTTCTACCGTTGAATTTGGGGCAAACGGCGAGTCTACTGCGGTTGCGGCAGTTTCTCCGTCACTTCCCCGCAGCAACCGCCGCCGCCTCTTAATCTGCGACTAGCGCATTTTCTTGGCGGAGGTAAGTCTGAATAAAGGTATCTAAGTCGCCGTTCATGACATCAGCGATCGCAGTGGTTTCGATATTGGTTCGCAGATCCTTGACCAACTGGTAGGGGTGAAACACATAGTTGCGAATCTGATTGCCCCAAGCCGCCTCCACCATATCGCCGCGGATATCAGCTATTTCTTTCGCCCGTTGTTCTTGGGCAATGATCATGAGCTTTGCCTTCAGAATCACCAAGGCTTTTTCTTTATTCTGGAGTTGAGATCGCTCCTGGGTACAACGCACCGCTAAACCGGTGGGAAGATGGACAATCCGCACTGCGGTTTCCACTTTGTTGACGTTTTGACCCCCCCTTGCCACCAGCACGGGAGGTGCTAATTTCCAGATCCTTTTCGGGAATCTCTAACTGCACTGAGTCATCAATCATCGGCATCACTTCTACCCCAGCAAAACTGGTTTGCCGCTTGCCATTGGCATTAAAGGGTGAGATTCTCACTAGGCGGTGGGTGCCCTTTTCTGGTCTCAGGTAGCCGTAGGCATAGCGACCCTCAATTTCCAAGGTGGCCGACTTAATCCCAGCCTCATCTCCTTCAGAGATTTCAGCCAGATGAACCTTATAGCCATGACGCTCCGCCCAACGGGTATACATTCGCAGCAGCATATCCGCCCAATCCTGGGCATCCGTGCCCCCAGCACCGGCATTGATGGTTAGCACCGACCCCCCCTCGTCGTAGGGGCCAGAAAGTAACTGTTGCAGCTCCCATTGATCAAGCTCTTGGCTGAGGCTTTGGAGATTCCCCTGAGCTTCCGTCAACAAGGAAACATCATTGTCAAGCTCCAGCAACTCCAACACAGCTCTGGCATCATCTAAACTGGTTTGCCACTGCTGAAACTGTTGCACGTGTGACTTCAGATCGTTGAGTTCTTGAAGGATTGTTTGAGCCCTCGACTGATCCTCCCAGAATGCGGGTTGGGCAGATAAGTTTTCGAGGTCGTGAATTTTAGCTGTCAGCGCCGGGAGGTCAAAGATAGTCCTGGGTTTTACCCAGGCGGTTAGATAACACTTCGATGTCGCGCTTAATATCTAATGTTTCCAGCATGATCCCACTGATTGAAACTGCTTAAGTGAATACTGCTACTGAATTGTAGCGAAAATTAATTGCATCCATGGGGACTTAAACTACACCGAAGACGGAATCGTATTCCTCCCGACGCTCACCTTCGGTAGAGTGCGGGGCTCCTGCTGCTTTAGCTGAGGGTCGAAAGGATTCTTTGAGTAATGTTCGACAAAGTTATCTACTCTCCATTGTTATGAGGTTCCCTCTGTTCCATTTGATCTGGAGGCCGCATCGCCTCACGACCCAGCATAAATAACCCAGCAACACCTAGACCGACAAAGCCAATGTACTGATACCAGTATGCCTGCATCTGCTCGGACAGGCTCCAGTAAGGATGTAGCACCTGGATCCAGAACAGCAACATCACCAAGCTGAGGGTACTGAAACCGACAAATACCAACCCCATTTGAACTCTGGCAGGCCGCAGTTCCTGGGGCGTAATGGTGCCTAAATCAATCTCTGATAACTGATCGAGAGAGGTTTCAGCGACTTGTGAAGTGGCTTCTAGCTGGGTGACGATCGCCCCTGGAAGGACGGGCACTAAAGCCTCTAAGGTCTTGAGTCGCAGCGATCGCTCCGTATCTCGTAACAGCACCAGAGGTTGCCGGGGATGCTGGGTAACCATTGTAGCGACTGGTTCGACTGGGGAAACGGCTTCAAGCTCAGGTTGCATGGAACGACAGCCCCTCCTTCAAAATGTTTTTCTATAGTAATCTGCCGACGATTTAGTTCTCATTCTGATCTCAGCAAGAACAGAGAATTTTTTCAGGAAAAAATCAGAGGGGTCTCAGAGACAAACCGTAGTTTTAGATACAGTTGGTTCCGCAACTTATTGCTATAGGAGCACCACCATGAAAACCATCCAAGCTTTTGTCGGTCACTCTCTAACTGCCTTATTACTCACCGCTGGTCTAGGATTATCTACAGGTTCCCTGATTGCTCTAGGAAGTTCTTCTGCTGGCAGTCCTGCACCTGCGAATGGCACCTCTGGCCCCTACACTGCTAGTAGATATGGCAGTCCTGCACCTGCGAATGGCACCTCTGGCCCCTATACGGCATAATCCTCAAAGGCGATCGCCTTCGTGATCTCAAAACTCACTGGGCGATCGCCTACTTGCTCACCTGAAGAGCTAGGAGTCTACCAAATATAATTACTGATTTTCCAAACACTCCCAGGGATAATGGCAACATTCCTGTCCCCGATCTGAATATTGTGCCCCCCTCTGCCCCCACTCCCACCCCAGCCCTCCACTCACCCCAGCAGACATTGCCACTTCAACGATGGCAAGTGTTCCCAGCTCAGTCAGAGTCGGTACAAGCCATTGCCCAGGCAACTCAGCTCTCGCCCCTGCTGGCTCAGGTACTGGTGAATCGGGGGCTGGAAACTCCCGAGCAAGCCCAGGTGTTCTTAGAACCAGAGCGGCTGACATTGCCCACGCCCCTCACTGAATTTCCCGATCTGGCAGCCAGCTTAACCCTCCTGGAAACAGCGATCGCCCAACAGCAGAAAATTGCCATCTGTGGTGACTACGATGCCGATGGCATGACCAGTACAGCGCTGCTGCTGCGGGCACTCCGGCAATTGGGGGGGAATTGTCAGTCACGATATCCCCAGTCGGATGCAAGAAGGGTACGGCATCAATCAGCGGATTGTCGAAGCCTTCGCCCAAGAGGGGGTGAAATTGATTCTGACAGTAGACAACGGGATTGCCGCAGTGCAGCCGATTGCCAGGGCAAGGGAATTGGGTTTGGCAGTGATTGTCACCGATCACCATGATCTGCCACCGGAATTGCCCCCTGCCAATGCCATCCTCAACCCCAAGCTCTTGCCTGTAGGTTCGCCGTTTCGAGGCTTGGCTGGCGTGGGAGTTGCCTACATTCTGGCGGTGTCCCTGGCGAAACAGCTAGGGCGATCGCAGGGCTTGGCCGCCTCCCTGCTGGAATTGTTTACCTTGGGAACGATCGCCGATCTAGCGCCTCTGACCGGAGTCAACCGTCGCTGGGTGAGGCGGGGGTTACAACGATTGCCGCACTCCCAATTTGCCGGGGTACAGGCGTTGATCCAGGTGGCGGGACTGAGCGACAAAACGGATGTTAAACCTGAGGATATTGGCTTTCGCCTCGGGCCTCGGATTAATGCCGTGGGTCGAATTGCGGATCCCCAGATTGTGATTGACCTGCTGACCACCGATGATATGGGGGTGGCCATGGAGCGAGCCATGCAGTGTGAAGCCATTAACGATCAGCGCCAGCAACTCTGTACCCAGATTGAACAACAGGCGATCGCCGTCATCACCGCCACCCAAAGCAATCTTCAGGCGTTACGGGTGCTGGTGATCGTGCAGCCCCATTGGCATCACGGTGTTATTGGGATTGTGGCCTCCCGCCTAGTGGAACGCTACGGTGTGCCAGTGTTTATCGGTACCTACGAGGCGGAAGACAGCCTCATCCGAGGCTCTGCCCGAAGTATTCCAGAATTTGATGTGTTTGCAGCCCTAGAGTTTGCCAAGGATCTATTGATCAAGCACGGGGGGCATCGGGCAGCGGGGGGGTTTTCCTTGCGGGCTGAGGATCTAGAGGCGTTGCGATCTCGCCTGAGCCAATTTGCCCGTGAATGCCTACAACCCCAAGATTTGAAGCCGCGAATTCAGGTTGATGTCCAGGCCAATTTCTCCGAACTAACCTTAGATCTCTATGGGCAAATTGACCGTTTACATCCCTGCGGCATAGACAACCCCAATCCTGTCTTCTGGACTCCCAATGTACGAATTCTGAAGCAACAAGTCCTAGGAAAACAGAACGCCCATCTCAAACTCACCCTCCGTGAACCCTCCGGGATGGCTGACTCAGGGAGCATGACTCGGCAGGCGATCGCCTGGCGATGGGGGGAGTACTATCCGCTGCCAGAGCACCTGGATGTCGCCTATCAACTGCGCCAGAATCAATGGCAGGGAGAGACGACCATCGAATTGGAGTTGGTCGGGGTGCGGCACCCAACAGTTCCAGGCTCTGAAACTGATTCACCATCCATCTCTTTATGCCATCAGCAGCGACCCTACCGCTGCCAACTGATCCAAGCAGATGGCAAACCGGTGATCCAGATTCACAATCCGGAGGGCAAAACCCTGCTGGTAGAACTTGGGGCATC contains the following coding sequences:
- the surE gene encoding 5'/3'-nucleotidase SurE, which produces MSANAPPVNSMKLLVTNDDGVDAPGLQALLQALGEDVMVVAPDQELSGCSHQVTTRQPLQLQQRAEQVFALSGTPVDCVRVALRHLDPALNYVLSGINQGANLGTDIYISGTVAAIREAALHGLPGIAFSQYRRGKHPIDWARATRWTRRVMADLIQLPLPPGNFWNVNFPHLEPEQPDPAVIFCPPCTRPLSVNFRVEGAQLYYVGEYAQRSRTPGADVDVCFSGAIAVSEIHL
- the cax gene encoding calcium/proton exchanger, translated to MTKNIVPLVLLAFVPVSIAANLLQWGELAIFLTAAISIVTLSLWLSTATEKVAVVTGPSLGGLVNALFGNATELIIAFMALRKGLVDIVEASITGSILSALLLLLGMAMLTGGLRYKEQTFKPIMAKVNGSSMTLAVIAVALPTMVINTSNIVDAAAIRYISISVSAILIIVYGLTLLFSLKTHSYLYDVGLVDEGMEANNFGSDHDVPLQRWSKLWGWMLVLLVSTIAVAFESDLFVNVIESEIQELGLTSLFTGVILLPLISDVAGYVTVVRLSLKNQMDLTVSTATGDSLLIALFVAPVLVLVGQAMGQPIDLNFNPFEVIALAIAVTVTNLISFGGRSNWLDGTLLLATYLVLGIAFYFHPA
- a CDS encoding Tic20 family protein: MTWNGSTPSVTDRIFGAVPYLLPLMDVLIAGYEKPLLHQFPILEVALVPLMPFLQVYSQLLFNIPFAGMILFFVLYMAVVRNENLSRFVRFNVMQALLLDIILILCNLILPILA
- a CDS encoding fumarylacetoacetate hydrolase family protein: MAQRYVRVQTATGKICYGLLQLNRTVKVWDGAPWSAGQPVSLELEPDSYQLLAPCTPSKIVAVGKNYAAHAAEMDTPIPTEPLLFLKPPTAVIALNQEIQYPPQSQQVEYEGELALVIGAQCQDCIPEQITDKIWGYTIANDITARDLQRQDSQWTRAKGFNTFCPLGPWIVRELSPGARLQTFLNQQLVQSATIDQMVFPPEVLVAYISQIMTLLPGDVVLTGTPAGVGAMQIGDRIRVEIEGIGSLENTVIPRPIPMPLPPVQPED
- the rpsF gene encoding 30S ribosomal protein S6, with translation MSYIYETMYILRSDLGEDLIDQAIAKYQTILQENGAEILATQHRGKRRLAYEIKKQREGIYVQVNHRGSGAAIALMERAMRLSDEVIRFLTIKQEVPETPAAAETDD
- a CDS encoding single-stranded-DNA-specific exonuclease RecJ, which produces MQEGYGINQRIVEAFAQEGVKLILTVDNGIAAVQPIARARELGLAVIVTDHHDLPPELPPANAILNPKLLPVGSPFRGLAGVGVAYILAVSLAKQLGRSQGLAASLLELFTLGTIADLAPLTGVNRRWVRRGLQRLPHSQFAGVQALIQVAGLSDKTDVKPEDIGFRLGPRINAVGRIADPQIVIDLLTTDDMGVAMERAMQCEAINDQRQQLCTQIEQQAIAVITATQSNLQALRVLVIVQPHWHHGVIGIVASRLVERYGVPVFIGTYEAEDSLIRGSARSIPEFDVFAALEFAKDLLIKHGGHRAAGGFSLRAEDLEALRSRLSQFARECLQPQDLKPRIQVDVQANFSELTLDLYGQIDRLHPCGIDNPNPVFWTPNVRILKQQVLGKQNAHLKLTLREPSGMADSGSMTRQAIAWRWGEYYPLPEHLDVAYQLRQNQWQGETTIELELVGVRHPTVPGSETDSPSISLCHQQRPYRCQLIQADGKPVIQIHNPEGKTLLVELGASTGWLKAAKGDGKAVSLSQPPYQQLVDLAWAALTAELPRVEGVGVQPMEPQP